The sequence below is a genomic window from Microcebus murinus isolate Inina chromosome 4, M.murinus_Inina_mat1.0, whole genome shotgun sequence.
GCAGGGCGCCCCCTCCACACCCCTACAAGTCTCTGCCTTGTCCCGCAGGAGCGCCTGGGCAGCAGGGGCCGCACTCACCGCTGCGGCAGGGGCGCGGCCGCGCCAGGGGCCAGGGCTCCGCGCTCAGGGGCTCCGCCTGGGGCGGGGGCACAGGGACCACGCGGCACTGGGCCTCCCGCCAGCGCCGACCCCCCGTGCCACTCTTGGTGCAGGTGGAGGACGCCGTGCTGGACACCTACGACCTGCTGTACGACCGGGCCCTGAGGACCGCGACCCGCGCCCGGCAGCGGGAGCTAGCGGCCATCCAGGACGCGGTGAGCATGGGGGCTGGCCTTCCCCTCACAGGTCAGCCTTGCTGCGTGGGCGGGATCCAGAGAATGGGCGCGGGATGGCCCCGGAGTGAGTGGCCCGGCCCGGCCGGAGGAGCTTCTCAAAGCGCGGAACACGCCGCCCCTCGGGGCCGGGGGCGGAGAGCGCcgtccttctgcctctgccccagcaGGGCCGGCCACGGGGCACGGTGGGAAGACAACAGGGCCCTCGGTCAGACACCAGGGAGGACTTCCAGGTGGGCGGCTGAGAGTTAGAGCAAGCACACGCCCTTCCCCGGGGACCGCCAGCCCCCGGCCCGCGGGCATCCTCCATGAGTGGGTATCTCCGCCCGGCTGCCCGGTGGCTGGCACCCCCTGCAAAGGCAGCGGCCACACCccgagccccagccctggcctccaccTAGGCCATTAATCCTTGTggcgcctcagtttccccatcagtcCCACCCGTCTCCCGGGGTTGCCAGAGCGAGTCGTGCTCCCTCCCGTCTGCCCCCCAGTTCCTGTGCTGCGGGAAGAGGTCTCCTTTCGGCCTCCTGGGGCGCTCGGAGGCCGGCCTGTGCCAGGGAGAGGCGGCCGCAAGACAGGTGAGAAGTGGGGTGGGGGCATCCGGACGCTGGCGGGACAGTCCCTGGGGGCGGACACTGTGGGGCCCCACCCCGAGACTCAGGGACATCCTCCCACCCGTGGGCCTCCCTGGACCCTGGGGGCCCGCCCGCCGAAGGGCTCAGGGAAGGTTCCGGTGGGATCGGGGGCGGCAGTGAAGGCTTCGCCACGCACAGAACCCGCCGGGCGGCCAGGCTGGGCTCGGCAGGCCAGGCCCTTCCCCAAGCCGGACGCGGGCCCCGGGCTCCACTCCCTGAGTCACCCCCTCCGGGTGGGGCTGCCCAAGGCCAGTGGAGACCTGGCCCACGGAAGCTTCTAGAAGCACACGGATTAGGCCTCAGTGCAAAGGGGGGCCCACAGAGCGAGGGTGGTCGGCTCGGTCTAGGGGGGAGGCGCAGGCCCCAGAGGCAGCTGGAAGGGAACTGAGGCTGGAGGGTCGCCAGGGACGGGTGTGGCTACAAGACCTCCATGATGGGCTGCGGGGTGGGGCCAGAGGCAGGGAAGCCCTTCCTCCCTGAGGCCTGGACCCCCCCCTTCCCTGGCTACCGTGCCCCCTcccactctgcccctccctgcctgccgtCCTGGAAACAACCCACCCCCTGTCCTGGCAGGAGGGCCTGGCAGCCCTCCAAGGaacagaggaggaggatggggcgGCTCGGGCCTGCAAGGGGCGGGCCTGGTGCAGCTCGAGGCTGCCAGGGACAGCACAAAGCAGGGCCCAGCAGCGCCCGGGCGGGGCTGAGAGTTGGGGACCCTGCTCCTCACAAGGAGGGTCTCCAGGGCCCCAGCTGCAAACAGGGGTGCGGGCTTGCCTTGGGCACCCCGAGATGGCGGGGACACGGCGGGGGCGGGCACAGACCGAGGACTGCCTGGGTGGGCGGGCCAGCTGGGCAGGAGGAAGGCCTGCCCtgcgggggggcggggaggacggGGAGACCATGGAGCCTAGGACACACGGTGATCTGTCCTGGAAACACTGCCCCGAATGCCAGAGTCCTGCCCCAAACTAAATGTCGGCGTCTGGGCGGTTCAGAGACGCCGTCAGCTCCCCGCGGACGCAGGCCCTGGGGTAGCGTTGGAAGCCCAGGATGGGGCCAGGAACCAGGACAGTGGGGGCACCCCACACCCTCCGCCTGCTCTCCCTGCCAGCCAGCACCCTCTGGTccctgggctgggtgctgggacCAGAGTGAGTCAGACCCTCTCGCCGCGGAGCCAGACATGCGGCCCAATACCCCAATACTAGAGCTGAGGGCGGCCATGCGGGGCAGCAGCCCCCGGGGCCCCCACGGAGGCCAGTGTCATCCACTGGGTGTGGCCTTTTCCCCAGAGCCCTGAGGGGTTCCCCTGGGAATGTGCTGCACCCTCTCTTCCCATGGCCCTGGCACTGGCCCCACTGGCCTGAgcgggggcggggaggctggTCGGGGTGGGTGCCATGCCTGCCGCCCCCCCAGGACTGCCTGCAGGGCATCCGCAGCCACCTGCGGCCGTACCGGAGAGTCCTCTCCACCCTGAGCGGCATCGGCCTGGCCCTCACGGTACGCCTCACCCCTTCCCTCACCCCGGCCCTGAGCGTGGCTGGTCCCCGGTGCCCagggaggtgggctgggggtgcccctgcctgcctcctgcccctgcctgacaccccgACACCCTGGGAGGCGGGGATCCCCTCCCCGATCAGCCGGTGCAGGTGCTGGTGCCTGGGGTGACCTGTCCCCTCCAGGCGTGCGCCTTGCCGCCcagcgcctccctcccgcccccaggCGTGCGCCTTGCCGCCCAGCGCCTCCCTCCGGCCCCCAGGCGTGCGCCTTGCCGCCcagcgcctccctcccgcccccaggCGTGCGCCTTGCTGCTCAGCGCCTTCCTCTGGTTTGCCGTCCGCTCCGGCCACAGCTTGGACCGCAAAGGCAAATACGCCCCGGCCGCACGGTAggcccctgcccgccccactCTCGCCCCACCCTCGCCCCACCCTCGCCCCAGGGCCCCGGCCCCCCGGGAGGCGTCTGCCAGGCGGGTGCTCTAGAGGAAGCACTGTGGGGGGCTGTCCGGGGGTGCAGCTGGGAAGCATCCAGGCCAGCATGCATGCACCCCACTCTGTGGCCCACACTGGACCCCTACTTCCTCCCCTGACTCCCGCCAAGACCCGGCCTCACAAATGCATCTCCACTAACACCAACAAGGAGGGGTGGGTGCTTCTGGGGTCCCCCCACCTTGGGGACCCCAAGGCACCCCTGCACAGGGCGGACCCAGACCTGTGCCAGGAAGCCCCCACAccacccctgcctgtcccctccagTCACCCCACTGCTCGCTCTGCCCCAGCCATCCGGGCCCTTCCCTGCCCAGCCATCCTGCCTGGCCCCTCTGCATTCTACAGCAGCCTCCTGGGCCCCTCTAGAACATTCCGGAACAGCCTTGCGCTCCCTTCTGCTCCTCAGAGCTCGGGGCTGCCAGCCCCTGGAGCCGGGCGCCTTCCGACGTCTGCAGGACGGGCACGCCACTCGAGCCGCCTCCGGAGCAGGGGCTGTTGGTGACGCAGAGGCCCATGGCGGCTCCAGGGCAACGGACACCCTGCTTCGGCCCCTGTCCTGCCGCCGCTTGCCCTCGGCCGGCCGGGATCCGTAGGGGAGGGCCCGGGCCGTCCCCCCACatggcggtgggggtggggcccagactGGGGGGGGGGCGCTCCTGGGAGggccgggagggagggagaccGCCTCTGTCCCTGGTGGCGACTGGGGCCCCCACACCGGGCTCCGACCATCTCCCTGCCTGGAGGAGCGATTTCTTAATTCTGGCAAAACACACATGACGCGAAACTTACCGTCTCTGCCATTCTCCAGTGCGTGGTTCCGTGGTGTAAGGCACATTCCCATCCTGGTGCagccaacaccaccaccacccacctccGGAACTTTCCATCGTGGAACACTgactcccctcccccgccccagccccctccccacccccacccaccgtCTGTCTCTGTGGGTTTGACGGCTCTGGCCCCCATGTGTGGTGTCACACGGCGTTTGTCCTCCTGTGTCCGGCTCCTCGCTCCGCAGGGTGTCTGCGTGGCAGCCCGAGTCAGGGGTTCCGAAGGAGGAATCTTTCCGTATTTGCCGCGAACCAGGGGTCAGGGCAGGACATTGGTGGGGAAAAGGGGAGAATTTTAGAAATTCTGCCTGCCGGAGCCACTCTCCCTGAACATTCAAGCCACCCTATGGCGATTAGCTCTGACCGTCCCTAAACGTCTGCACAGTTCGCTCAAAATCCTACGTCCTGGGTGGAACCGAGTTGGCCCGGCCGAGGCCGAGGTGTAGCAGGCGGAGGCCAAGGGGTGTCAGAGCCCTCTGAACTCCCCCAGCGGGTGGTGcggccctgccccccaccaggACCACAGCGGGTCCCCCCAAGTCAGGACTGTCTTATGACAGCCCGGCACAGCCCAcctgctgtctttttttttttttttttgagacagagtctcactctgttgcccaggctagagtgagtgccgtggcgtcagcctagctcacagcaacctcaaactcctgggctcaagcaatcctcctgcctcagcctcccgagtagcagggactacaggcatgcgccaccatgcctaattttttctatatttttatttggccaattaatttctttctgttttttagtagagacggggtctcgcccttgctcaggctggttttgaactcctgaccttgagcaatctgcccgcctccgcctcccagagtgctgggattacagcgtgagccaccgcgcccggcccccacgcCCGCTTGACAACGACACTCACACTCCTTCCCGCACATGCTTCCGAAACGAAGAGTGTCCCCGACACGTGCAAATGACAGGCCTCACCCCCAAAGCCTCGCGGGTCTCGGGGTCTCCGGCTGTGGGCGTTCCCCCTCGGGGACCTCTCTGTCCCGCAGCCCGAGAGACGGGTGTTAAAGGAGCAGGAAGCGCGCAGGAAGGAAGGGTCGTTAACTCCTGTCCGGGTTCAGGCACCACACGGGAGAAGAAATTTCAGCAAAAAGCGCAGGGCGCTCACTTCCCCGGCCGGTCGTGAGGCCGCCCGTGCCCGGGCCTGCCCGCACCGCCGCTCTGGGTTGCCAAGGATCCGAGTCCTTGCAGGGCCTGTCGCCGGGGCCCCCACCCATGAACCCTTGCCCCTAGACTGGGTGTGACAGCGGGTGGCAACTCCCTGTTGCCCCAGCCAGCGCCTTGGCCTCACTGATGGCAGAGGAGCCCGCGATGGCCAGGTGGCGCCCACGGCGTCCAGCTCGATGACACTGGTGTCCGGCCTCggctcaaagtgtcccctcgtcATCACTGAAGTGTCCAGACCAGGACGGCAGGAACTACGGGGCCAGGAGGCAAAACTTGGTGAAGGTCTGGCCGGCGGGAGTTGCACCCATGTTATGCTCACGAGGTCCTAGCGTCATGTCCTGCAAGACACGGCACGGGTGACAGTGTCCCCCGCCACCCTGAGGGGTCTTGGGAAGCCAGAGCCCCTCCCCAAGGGCCGGCTCCCTCCTTTTGAGCGACAGGGTCAGGGGTCACCCCGCTGAGCCCAGGGCGTCGTCCCAGCGCCTGGTCCCTTTGGCCGTAAGGTCGGTTCCTTGGCCCCAAACGGGGTCAGACGGAGACGGGCGTCGCTAAGGAAAGGCCGGCGCCGGCAGAAGCGGTCCCAGCGGCGGAAGCAGACCGGGCAGAGAACGCCGAGGACAGCGAGAAAGAAAACCACTTCCCTGTCCGCGGAGGAAGGCGCCGGTCAGCCCGTGGCCAGGTCGAGACTGGCCCCCGTGCAGCGCGGGCCCACGCCGGGGCCCAGAGCTGCGCGGTGACGAGCCagcctcctgccgtgggtgacagGGGGCCCGGCAAGGCCGAGTCCGTGTGTCTGCGCCCACGGCGGCTCCCGTGCTAGCCCGTGTCTGTGCCAGGCGGCGCTGGTGGCCAGGAGGAGCCGCCTGCCCGCCACGGGCTCCAGCAGCCCCGTCTGAGTCCGGTTGCCCAGCCTCGGCTAGAAACAGAGGGCACCTGCCTGCCCGGCCCGGGGCACACCTGCTGCCTGGCAGCCGGGGCTCAGCCTCCACCTGCCCCCCAGGCTCCGGCGGGCATCGTGCCTGTCCGGCATGGCCTGCCCAGACTCCACGGCGCCCGGGGACCTGGAGTCCCTGCTCACAACAGCCAGGTGGCTCAGCCTGCCCACAGCCAGGCCGGCAGCCTGAGGCCTCCTACTCAGAGCAGGCCACCTG
It includes:
- the TSPAN32 gene encoding tetraspanin-32 isoform X1, translating into MGPRGRVRAAKCQMLVTSLLVLVTTAGPVCGHRGGSHLLWGPLGCHQPRDLGEEPVRDRAPLGLLRGNEPGRPPEPGGRAQHRSHREGGPGPHGRGLPELRPGLLRPGAGGLLGVPQLHPGGGRRAGHLRPAVRPGPEDRDPRPAAGASGHPGRVPVLREEVSFRPPGALGGRPVPGRGGRKTETPSAPRGRRPWGSVGSPGWGQEPGQWGHPTPSACSPCQPAPSGPWAGCWDQSESDPLAAEPDMRPNTPILELRAAMRGSSPRGPHGGQCHPLGVAFSPEP
- the TSPAN32 gene encoding tetraspanin-32 isoform X3; the protein is MGPRGRVRAAKCQMLVTSLLVLLLGLSVATVAALTYFGAPLAAISRATLERNPYETVHRWAFYVGMSLAGLLSLGAVLSTAATVREAQGLMAGAFLSFALGFCVLVQVAFWGSRNSTQVEDAVLDTYDLLYDRALRTATRARQRELAAIQDAFLCCGKRSPFGLLGRSEAGLCQGEAAARQRRRQLPADAGPGVALEAQDGARNQDSGGTPHPPPALPASQHPLVPGLGAGTRVSQTLSPRSQTCGPIPQY
- the TSPAN32 gene encoding tetraspanin-32 isoform X2 is translated as MGPRGRVRAAKCQMLVTSLLVLLLGLSVATVAALTYFGAPLAAISRATLERNPYETVHRWAFYVGMSLAGLLSLGAVLSTAATVREAQGLMAGAFLSFALGFCVLVQVAFWGSRNSTQVEDAVLDTYDLLYDRALRTATRARQRELAAIQDAFLCCGKRSPFGLLGRSEAGLCQGEAAARQDCLQGIRSHLRPYRRVLSTLSGIGLALTACALLLSAFLWFAVRSGHSLDRKGKYAPAARHPAWPLCILQQPPGPL